In Achromobacter spanius, the following proteins share a genomic window:
- a CDS encoding excinuclease ABC subunit UvrA, producing the protein MSPRKPPANPRAKSRTKPRADACIRVRGAREHNLKNVDVDIPRDALVVFSGVSGSGKSSLAFGTLYAEAQRRYLESLSPYARRLIDQVGVPDVDAIEGLPPAVALQQQRGTPNVRSTVGSVTTLSSMLRMLYSRAGTYPANQPMLYAEDFSPNTPQGACPNCHGLGYVYDVTEASMVPDPSRTIRERAIASWPPAWHGQNLRDILVTLGYNVDIPWRDLKKKDRDWILYTDEQPTVPVYAGFTPAETRAALRAKQEPSYMGTYTGARRYVMHTFATTQSAMMKKRVARFMTGAACPVCDGRRLKPEALSVTFAGLDIGSLSRLPLARIAEVLAPAARGQFDAPATDAARSRATTRKDNARRVAAGGLAHTGSTDVRRTPDLSPEKRIAAQRIAHDLVERIGTLQALGLGYLAMDRATPTLSPGELQRLRLATQIRSNLFGVVYVLDEPSAGLHPADGQALHRALDQLKDAGNTLFVVEHDLDTLRRADWLVDVGPGAGQHGGQVLYSGPPEGLKKVPASLTARYLFNAAPAGRAAVREPSGWLSLRGIHRNNLHGIDARFPLGAFTAVTGVSGSGKSSLVSQALVELIGEHLGQEPVAEEADGDLPQADGPPRTTGRIDSGADAIKRLVNVDQKPIGRTPRSNLATYTGLFDHVRKLFADTRAAKSRRYGAGRFSFNVAQGRCDTCEGEGFVHVELLFMPSVYAPCPVCHGSRYNAKTLEIEWNGRNIAQVLAMTVDEALAFFSEEPVVQRPLSLLHEIGLGYLRLGQPATELSGGEAQRIKLATELQRSQRGSTLYVLDEPTTGLHAADVDKLMAQLHGLVDAGNTVVVVEHDLRVVANSDWMIDVGPGAGEDGGHIVAEGPPADVSRSGKGATAPFLKRVLAGG; encoded by the coding sequence ATGAGCCCACGAAAGCCCCCCGCCAACCCTCGCGCCAAATCCCGCACCAAACCCCGCGCCGATGCCTGCATCCGCGTTCGCGGCGCGCGTGAACACAATCTGAAGAACGTCGATGTGGATATTCCCAGAGACGCGCTCGTCGTGTTTTCGGGGGTGTCCGGATCGGGCAAATCGTCGCTGGCGTTCGGCACGCTGTACGCGGAAGCGCAGCGGCGCTATCTGGAATCGCTGTCGCCCTATGCGCGGCGCCTGATCGATCAGGTGGGCGTGCCGGATGTCGACGCCATCGAAGGGCTGCCGCCGGCGGTGGCGCTGCAACAGCAACGCGGCACGCCCAACGTGCGCTCCACGGTGGGCAGCGTCACCACCTTGTCCAGCATGTTGCGCATGTTGTATTCACGTGCCGGCACCTACCCCGCCAATCAGCCCATGCTGTACGCCGAGGACTTCTCGCCCAACACGCCGCAGGGCGCCTGCCCCAATTGCCACGGCCTGGGCTACGTCTACGACGTGACCGAGGCGTCGATGGTGCCCGACCCATCGCGGACGATCCGCGAGCGTGCCATTGCGTCCTGGCCGCCCGCCTGGCACGGCCAGAACCTGCGCGACATCCTGGTCACGCTGGGCTACAACGTCGACATCCCGTGGCGCGACCTGAAAAAGAAAGACCGCGACTGGATCCTGTACACCGATGAGCAGCCCACGGTGCCCGTCTACGCGGGCTTCACGCCGGCCGAGACGCGCGCCGCCTTGCGCGCCAAGCAGGAACCCAGCTACATGGGCACGTACACGGGCGCGCGCCGCTACGTGATGCACACGTTTGCCACGACCCAAAGCGCGATGATGAAAAAGCGCGTGGCACGGTTCATGACGGGCGCGGCGTGTCCGGTGTGCGACGGGCGCCGCCTGAAGCCCGAGGCCTTGTCGGTGACGTTCGCCGGCCTGGACATCGGCAGCTTGTCGCGCTTGCCCCTGGCGCGGATTGCCGAGGTCCTGGCCCCGGCCGCGCGCGGCCAGTTCGATGCGCCCGCCACGGACGCCGCGCGCAGCCGCGCCACCACCCGCAAGGACAACGCGCGCCGCGTGGCGGCCGGCGGCTTGGCGCACACGGGCAGCACCGATGTGCGCCGCACGCCCGACCTGTCGCCGGAAAAACGCATCGCCGCGCAACGCATCGCGCACGATCTGGTCGAACGCATCGGTACCTTGCAGGCGCTGGGCCTGGGCTACCTGGCGATGGACCGCGCCACGCCCACGCTGTCTCCGGGCGAGCTGCAACGGCTGCGCCTGGCCACGCAGATCCGGTCCAACCTGTTCGGCGTCGTGTATGTGCTGGACGAGCCCTCGGCCGGCCTGCACCCGGCCGACGGACAGGCGCTGCACCGCGCGCTGGACCAACTGAAGGACGCGGGCAATACCCTGTTCGTGGTCGAACATGACCTGGACACGCTGCGCCGCGCCGATTGGCTGGTGGACGTCGGGCCGGGCGCGGGCCAGCATGGCGGGCAGGTGCTGTACAGCGGCCCGCCGGAAGGCTTGAAAAAAGTGCCCGCGTCGTTGACGGCGCGCTACCTGTTCAACGCCGCGCCGGCCGGCAGGGCAGCCGTGCGCGAGCCCTCGGGCTGGCTGTCGCTGCGCGGCATCCATCGCAACAACCTGCACGGCATAGACGCGCGCTTTCCGCTGGGCGCGTTCACGGCGGTGACGGGCGTGTCAGGCTCGGGCAAGTCCAGCCTGGTCAGCCAGGCGCTGGTTGAACTGATCGGCGAACATCTGGGGCAGGAACCGGTCGCGGAAGAAGCCGATGGCGATCTGCCGCAGGCCGATGGCCCGCCGCGCACGACCGGTCGCATCGACTCGGGCGCCGACGCCATCAAGCGCCTGGTGAACGTGGACCAGAAGCCCATCGGCCGCACGCCCCGATCCAACCTGGCCACCTACACCGGCCTGTTCGACCACGTGCGCAAGCTGTTCGCGGACACCCGCGCCGCCAAGTCGCGGCGCTATGGCGCGGGCCGCTTTTCGTTCAACGTGGCGCAAGGCCGTTGCGACACCTGCGAGGGCGAAGGCTTCGTGCACGTGGAACTGTTGTTCATGCCCAGCGTGTACGCGCCGTGCCCGGTGTGCCACGGCAGCCGCTACAACGCCAAGACGCTGGAAATCGAATGGAACGGCCGCAACATCGCCCAGGTGCTGGCGATGACGGTGGACGAGGCGCTGGCGTTCTTCAGCGAAGAACCCGTGGTGCAGCGCCCGCTGTCCCTGCTGCACGAGATCGGCCTGGGCTACCTGCGGTTGGGCCAACCGGCCACGGAACTGTCTGGCGGCGAAGCCCAGCGCATCAAGCTGGCCACCGAACTGCAACGCAGCCAGCGCGGCAGCACCCTGTACGTATTGGACGAACCCACCACCGGCCTGCACGCGGCCGATGTGGATAAGCTGATGGCGCAATTACATGGGCTGGTCGACGCGGGCAACACGGTCGTGGTCGTTGAACACGACCTGCGCGTGGTCGCCAACAGCGACTGGATGATCGACGTCGGCCCCGGCGCGGGCGAAGACGGCGGCCACATTGTGGCCGAAGGCCCCCCGGCGGACGTCAGCCGCAGCGGCAAGGGCGCCACGGCGCCATTTCTGAAACGGGTGCTGGCGGGCGGTTGA
- a CDS encoding DUF4239 domain-containing protein, with amino-acid sequence MLRNFNESYLFFIGVIVLLGVIELCFRLGRKQRKPADEAHKTHITALQTALLGLLALLLGFTFAMSVTRFEARKNLVLEEANAIGNAYWRSQLIAPAAREQVPRLLLEYINAALELHDAENDTARFDAANVTTRRIERQIRTITAANADNPPAIATIMFIQAINEMAQVNEKRRVALENHVPEPVFYLLFIVSIGSVGFIAYGTGLHARRRLTSTGLFAALIALVLTFIVDIDQPGTGVIQVSQESMERMQKTLESEL; translated from the coding sequence ATGCTCAGGAACTTCAACGAGTCTTATCTCTTCTTCATCGGCGTCATCGTTCTCCTGGGCGTCATCGAGCTCTGCTTCCGGCTGGGCCGCAAGCAGCGCAAGCCGGCCGACGAAGCGCACAAGACCCACATCACCGCACTGCAAACCGCCCTGCTCGGCCTGCTGGCCTTGCTGCTGGGCTTCACCTTCGCCATGTCCGTCACGCGGTTCGAGGCGCGCAAGAACCTGGTGCTGGAAGAGGCCAACGCCATCGGCAACGCTTACTGGCGGTCCCAGTTGATTGCCCCCGCCGCCCGCGAACAGGTGCCGCGCCTGCTGCTTGAATACATCAACGCCGCCCTGGAACTGCACGACGCCGAAAACGACACCGCCCGCTTCGACGCCGCCAACGTCACCACGCGCCGCATCGAACGCCAGATCCGCACCATCACGGCCGCCAACGCCGACAACCCGCCGGCCATCGCCACCATCATGTTCATCCAGGCCATCAACGAGATGGCGCAAGTCAACGAAAAACGCCGCGTGGCGCTGGAAAACCATGTACCCGAACCGGTGTTCTACCTGCTCTTCATCGTCAGCATCGGCTCGGTGGGTTTCATCGCCTACGGCACCGGCCTGCACGCCCGCAGGCGGCTGACATCAACCGGCCTGTTCGCCGCGTTGATCGCGCTGGTGCTGACCTTCATCGTCGACATCGACCAACCCGGAACGGGCGTCATCCAAGTCAGCCAGGAAAGCATGGAGCGCATGCAGAAGACGCTGGAAAGCGAGTTGTAG
- a CDS encoding NADP(H)-dependent aldo-keto reductase translates to MKTRKLGRTDLDVSLIGLGTMTWGEQNSEAEAHQQLDYALSRGVNLVDVAEMYPVPPKPETQGLTETYIGTWLARSKRRQDIVLASKVAGPVRDPKRPGHIRDGKTFLDRKNLTEALDASLKRLQTDYLDLYQLHWPDRTTATFGQLNYPWVEDEHTVPIEETLSVLQDFVRAGKVRHVGVSNETPWGLSQFLRHADTQDLPRVVSIQNAYSLLNRVFEIGLSEFTHHEQVGLLAYSPLAMGMLCGKYLNGARPEGARLTRYTRFTRYSNPQAEAATAEYVALAREHGVSPTHLALAWVNQRPFVTSNLIGATTLEQLKENIDSVDVTLSPDVLKAIDAIHTRYPNPAP, encoded by the coding sequence TTGAAAACCCGCAAACTCGGCCGTACCGACCTGGATGTCAGCCTGATTGGATTGGGCACCATGACCTGGGGTGAGCAGAATTCCGAGGCCGAAGCCCATCAGCAACTGGACTACGCGCTGTCGCGCGGCGTCAACCTGGTCGACGTGGCCGAGATGTACCCCGTGCCGCCCAAGCCCGAAACGCAAGGGCTGACCGAAACCTATATCGGCACCTGGCTGGCGCGCAGCAAGCGCCGCCAGGACATCGTGCTGGCCAGCAAGGTGGCCGGCCCAGTGCGCGACCCCAAGCGCCCCGGCCACATCCGCGACGGCAAGACCTTCCTGGACCGCAAGAACCTGACCGAAGCGCTGGACGCCAGCCTGAAGCGCTTGCAGACGGATTACCTGGACCTGTACCAGTTGCACTGGCCGGACCGCACCACCGCCACCTTCGGCCAGTTGAACTACCCCTGGGTGGAAGACGAGCACACCGTGCCGATCGAAGAAACCCTGTCCGTGTTGCAGGATTTCGTGCGCGCGGGCAAGGTCCGCCACGTGGGCGTGTCCAACGAAACGCCGTGGGGCCTGTCGCAGTTCCTGCGCCATGCGGACACCCAGGATCTGCCGCGCGTCGTATCGATCCAGAACGCCTACAGCCTGTTGAACCGCGTGTTTGAAATTGGGCTGTCTGAGTTTACCCACCACGAACAGGTGGGCCTGCTGGCGTATTCGCCGCTGGCGATGGGCATGCTTTGCGGCAAGTACCTGAACGGCGCCCGCCCCGAAGGCGCCCGCCTGACGCGCTACACGCGATTCACGCGCTACAGCAATCCGCAGGCCGAAGCCGCCACCGCCGAGTACGTGGCGCTGGCGCGCGAGCATGGCGTGTCGCCCACGCACCTGGCGCTGGCCTGGGTGAACCAGCGCCCGTTCGTCACCAGCAATCTGATTGGTGCGACGACGCTGGAACAGTTGAAGGAAAACATCGACAGCGTGGACGTGACGCTGTCGCCGGACGTGTTGAAGGCGATCGACGCGATCCACACGCGCTATCCGAACCCGGCGCCCTGA
- a CDS encoding metallophosphoesterase codes for MKIQLLSDLHLETDPTFLASPIPGADLLVLAGDIGSYRQGSKLTSNDFGLGSYAPRNGWPTPVVFVPGNHEYDNLDFDDAHDRLRELCHALDIQWLERETCVVDGVRLVGTTLWTDFDALAADSDPIGVALAKRAKAFRAADFYLEKAQMRRHGAPFMAEQMREQGLACQQWLRDALRAPFDGPTLAITHFAPTLASADPRYGVTPGTAGFCNALDDLLPLADCWMHGHLHCAHDYVKDGCRVVANPLGYAKKGEQADYEPDRLWEVPVRT; via the coding sequence ATGAAGATTCAATTGCTATCCGACCTGCACCTGGAAACCGACCCCACTTTCCTGGCGAGCCCCATCCCCGGCGCCGACCTGCTGGTGCTGGCCGGCGATATCGGTTCGTACCGCCAGGGTTCCAAGCTGACCAGCAACGATTTCGGCCTGGGTAGCTACGCCCCCCGCAACGGCTGGCCCACGCCCGTGGTGTTCGTGCCCGGCAACCACGAATACGACAATCTGGATTTTGACGACGCCCACGACCGCCTGCGCGAGCTTTGCCACGCGCTGGACATCCAATGGCTGGAACGCGAAACCTGTGTCGTCGACGGCGTGCGCCTGGTCGGCACCACGCTGTGGACGGATTTCGACGCGCTGGCCGCCGACAGCGACCCCATCGGGGTGGCCTTGGCCAAGCGCGCCAAGGCTTTTCGCGCCGCCGACTTCTATCTGGAAAAAGCGCAGATGCGCCGCCATGGCGCGCCCTTCATGGCCGAACAAATGCGCGAACAGGGCCTGGCCTGCCAGCAATGGCTGCGCGACGCCCTGCGTGCGCCGTTCGACGGCCCCACCCTTGCCATCACCCACTTCGCGCCCACGCTGGCCAGCGCCGACCCGCGCTACGGCGTCACACCGGGCACGGCGGGCTTCTGCAATGCACTGGACGACCTGCTGCCGCTGGCCGACTGCTGGATGCACGGCCACCTGCATTGTGCGCACGACTACGTCAAGGACGGCTGCCGCGTCGTCGCCAACCCGCTGGGCTATGCCAAGAAAGGCGAACAGGCCGACTACGAGCCTGATCGCCTGTGGGAAGTGCCCGTCAGAACTTGA
- a CDS encoding lysozyme inhibitor LprI family protein, with translation MRIVIATAAATAVLLAASVQAQSQPQPRLQPINCGNAATQTDMNLCADQAYRKSDADLNDAYRTVMKRLKDDTTKTTQLQSAQKAWLFFRDAECAFSSSGTTGGSVYPMVLSQCLDTLTQARTKELRAYLKCEEGDMSCPVPGGQ, from the coding sequence ATGCGTATCGTGATCGCCACGGCCGCCGCCACTGCGGTGCTGCTCGCGGCCAGTGTGCAGGCGCAGTCGCAGCCGCAGCCGCGGCTGCAGCCGATCAATTGCGGCAACGCCGCCACGCAGACTGACATGAACCTGTGCGCCGACCAGGCCTACCGCAAATCGGACGCGGACCTGAACGACGCCTACCGGACGGTCATGAAGCGTCTGAAAGACGACACCACCAAGACCACGCAATTGCAAAGCGCGCAAAAGGCGTGGCTGTTTTTTCGCGATGCGGAATGTGCCTTCTCGTCCAGCGGCACCACGGGCGGCAGTGTTTACCCCATGGTGCTGAGCCAATGCCTGGACACGCTGACGCAGGCGCGCACCAAAGAACTGCGCGCCTATCTGAAGTGCGAGGAAGGCGACATGAGCTGCCCGGTTCCCGGCGGGCAATGA
- a CDS encoding DNA-3-methyladenine glycosylase I codes for MPDYHDHEWGRPVGNDRRLYEKICLEGFQAGMAWITILRKREAFRDAFDDFDFERVARYTERDVERLMGNAGIVRNRAKIVSTINNARRAVALADETGSLAAWLWRHEPKADERPHTVDLAYWNGNPASAASAGLSRALKTRGWTFVGPTTMYAFMQAVGMVNDHMSGCVCHAKIDAARTNFQRP; via the coding sequence ATGCCGGACTACCATGACCACGAATGGGGCCGGCCCGTGGGCAACGACCGCCGCCTGTACGAAAAGATCTGCCTGGAAGGCTTTCAGGCGGGCATGGCGTGGATCACCATCCTGCGCAAGCGCGAGGCCTTTCGCGACGCCTTCGACGATTTCGATTTCGAGCGCGTGGCGCGTTATACCGAGCGCGACGTGGAGCGCCTGATGGGCAACGCCGGCATCGTGCGCAACCGCGCCAAGATCGTATCCACCATCAACAACGCGCGGCGCGCCGTGGCGCTGGCGGACGAGACGGGTTCGCTGGCGGCGTGGCTATGGCGGCACGAGCCGAAGGCGGACGAACGCCCCCACACGGTGGACCTGGCCTACTGGAACGGCAACCCGGCATCAGCCGCATCGGCCGGCCTGTCGCGCGCCTTGAAGACGCGCGGCTGGACGTTTGTGGGGCCGACGACGATGTACGCTTTCATGCAGGCGGTGGGCATGGTCAACGACCACATGAGCGGCTGCGTCTGCCACGCGAAGATCGACGCCGCGCGCACGAACTTCCAGCGGCCGTGA
- a CDS encoding NAD(P)/FAD-dependent oxidoreductase — protein sequence MSNASDATPAFTPVPPRPAFVPVPPGSRVAVIGGGIAGLGAAWLLSEKFSVTLFEADDRVGGHTNTVDATVGGVSHPVDTGFLVHNDLTYPHLVQLFKHLAVPVHASDMTFSVSLTQPDLEWAGTNLGTVFAQRRNLLRPAFLGMLRDILRFNRNAAAYLARSGPHALLGDLLDAEGYGQAMRDWYLLPMAGAIWSTPPSMVLAQPARSFLSFCLNHRLLQVAGRPQWKTVQGGARRYVEAMLPRIAQVRVSSPVHSVKRLADGVEVRTSGHVDRFDAVVLACHAPTSLAMLDASEAEREVLSRVRYQPNVAVLHTDTALLPRRRSVWSAWNYLAGPTADAPMSVSYLLNVLQPLPFKQPVVVTLNPQRAPAPDTVLGRYEYEHPILDADAVEAQRRLPDIQGRARVWFCGAWAGYGFHEDGLASAIRVAADFGVSPPWGNAT from the coding sequence ATGTCGAACGCCTCCGATGCAACGCCGGCTTTTACGCCGGTCCCGCCGCGTCCCGCTTTTGTCCCTGTTCCCCCCGGCAGCCGCGTCGCCGTCATCGGCGGCGGCATCGCCGGCCTGGGCGCGGCTTGGCTGCTGTCTGAAAAGTTCTCGGTCACCTTGTTCGAAGCGGACGACCGCGTCGGGGGGCATACCAATACGGTGGACGCCACGGTCGGCGGCGTCAGCCACCCGGTCGACACCGGCTTCCTGGTGCATAACGACCTGACGTACCCGCACCTGGTGCAACTGTTCAAGCACCTGGCGGTTCCGGTGCACGCCAGCGACATGACGTTCAGCGTATCGCTCACGCAGCCCGACCTGGAGTGGGCGGGCACCAATCTGGGCACGGTGTTCGCGCAACGCCGCAACCTGCTGCGCCCCGCCTTCCTGGGCATGCTGCGTGACATCCTGCGCTTTAACCGCAACGCCGCCGCCTACCTGGCACGCAGCGGCCCGCACGCGCTGCTGGGCGATCTGCTGGACGCCGAAGGCTATGGCCAGGCCATGCGCGACTGGTATCTGCTGCCCATGGCCGGCGCCATCTGGTCCACGCCGCCCAGCATGGTGTTGGCGCAACCGGCCCGCAGCTTCTTGTCGTTCTGCCTGAACCACCGCTTGTTGCAGGTGGCGGGGCGGCCGCAATGGAAAACGGTCCAGGGCGGCGCGCGCCGGTATGTCGAGGCGATGTTGCCGCGCATTGCGCAGGTGCGGGTGTCCAGCCCGGTGCATAGCGTCAAGCGGCTGGCCGATGGCGTGGAAGTTCGCACCAGCGGCCACGTCGACCGGTTTGATGCCGTGGTGCTGGCCTGCCATGCGCCGACGTCGCTGGCGATGCTGGATGCCAGCGAAGCGGAACGCGAGGTGCTGTCGCGCGTGCGCTACCAGCCCAACGTGGCCGTGCTGCATACCGACACCGCGCTGCTGCCGCGCCGCCGCTCGGTGTGGTCGGCCTGGAATTACCTGGCCGGCCCCACGGCGGATGCGCCCATGTCGGTCAGCTACCTGCTCAATGTGTTGCAGCCGCTGCCTTTCAAGCAGCCCGTGGTCGTGACGCTGAACCCGCAGCGCGCGCCTGCGCCGGACACGGTGCTGGGCCGCTACGAGTACGAGCACCCCATCCTGGATGCGGATGCCGTCGAGGCGCAACGCCGGCTGCCCGACATCCAGGGCCGCGCGCGGGTGTGGTTCTGCGGCGCGTGGGCGGGGTATGGCTTTCACGAGGATGGGCTGGCGTCGGCCATTCGCGTGGCGGCGGACTTCGGCGTCAGCCCGCCGTGGGGCAATGCAACATGA